A genomic stretch from Vicia villosa cultivar HV-30 ecotype Madison, WI unplaced genomic scaffold, Vvil1.0 ctg.001262F_1_1, whole genome shotgun sequence includes:
- the LOC131634228 gene encoding uncharacterized protein LOC131634228 produces the protein MKILKIQIIKWNKEVYGWIDLNIEEAGKEMHFLDNKFAHFAGNVPEEVVEKRPTLSGVHLKSLSEPESLFLERPFTEKEVEDAIWSCDGNKSAGPDGYSLEFYKRFWLVIRKGVLRLCNDFHGKGSLVKSITSSFLALIPKNNNPQNLGEYRPICLVGSIYKIIAKILAARLKEVIGILVSNNQTAFVPGRTMMDGVLLVNELLYWMRKKKRGCILLKVDFEKAYDSVSWQYLREMMMRMGFGDRWMKWMDACIFTSHMSVLVNGSATKEFKVTKGLRQGDPLSPFLFVLAMEGLTALVRKSIEVGDFKPFKPKEKGGLGVRDVAEVNKALLLKWKWRILREDNAIWSRFISLRYHCPKLKMQASNGDMSRNDDSIWWRDITNNNLINDFVASGFTGCFSCCCKNGKSILFWHSLWLGDQYLRELYPDLFDMSTIKNCAVADVLVWNNGKHYWELEALFRGGAATVFSTGASTSTAAAAVRGMSCWARFCADVNSYIPIELENDNFVWRINPEKEFLVASISNIVNVSKSFARPNHLIKLLKAMWELKIPPKMKVFAWRFFIEKIPSKDELLKRGVTSIINKDCVFCGNHPEVISHLFFNCHVVKEIWKK, from the exons atgaaaattcttAAAATTCAAATCATCAAATGGAACAAGGAGGTTTATGGGTGGATAGATCTCAACATAGAAGAGGCGGGAAAGGAGATGCATTTTTTAGATAACAAGTTTGCTCATTTTGCAGGTAACGTTCCGGAAGAAGTG GTGGAGAAGAGACCAACGCTAAGTGGAGTGCACTTGAAGTCGCTTAGTGAACCGGAGAGTTTGTTCCTTGAAAGACCGTTCACGGAGAAGGAAGTGGAGGATGCCATTTGGTCGTGTGATGGAAACAAAAGTGCGGGACCGGATGGTTATTCTTTAGAATTTTATAAAAGGTTTTGGTTGGTCATTCGGAAGGGTGTTTTACGGCTTTGCAATGACTTCCATGGAAAAGGTTCCCTTGTGAAATCTATTACTTCTTCTTTTCTAGCTTTGATTCCCAAGAACAATAATCCGCAAAATTTAGGCGAGTATCGTCCCATTTGTTTGGTGGGTAGTATTTACAAAATCATTGCAAAAATTTTGGCGGCTAGATTGAAAGAGGTGATTGGTATTTTGGTGTCCAATAATCAAACCGCTTTTGTCCCGGGTAGAACCATGATGGATGGTGTTTTATTGGTGAATGAGTTATTATATTGgatgaggaaaaagaaaagaggtTGCATTTTACTCAAGGTGGATTTCGAGAAGGCTTATGACTCCGTTTCGTGGCAATATCTTAGAGAGATGATGATGAGAATGGGCTTTGGTGATaggtggatgaaatggatggatgCCTGTATTTTTACGAGTCATATGTCCGTTTTGGTCAACGGGAGTGCAACGAAGGAATTCAAGGTGACTAAAggtttgagacaaggagatcctttatctccttttctctttgttcTTGCTATGGAAGGCTTAACCGCGCTTGTGAGAAAATCGATAGAGGTGGGGGATTTTAAACCTTTCAA ACCGAAAGAGAAGGGAGGGCTTGGAGTGAGAGATGTGGCGGAAGTAAATAAAGCTCTTCTCttgaaatggaagtggagaattttgagaGAGGATAATGCTATTTGGAGTAGATTTATTTCTTTGAGATATCATTGTCCTAAACTCAAGATGCAAGCTTCTAACGGAGATATGAGTAGAAATGATGATTCAATATGGTGGAGAGATATTACCAACAATAATTTGATTAATGATTTTGTTGCTAGCGGTTTTACCGGGTGTTTTTCGTGTTGTTGTAAAAATGGTAAAAGtattcttttttggcatagtttGTGGTTGGGTGATCAATATCTTCGTGAGCTTTACCCGGATTTGTTTGATATGTCAACCATAAAAAATTGTGCGGTTGCGGATGTGTTGGTTTGGAATAACGGTAAGCACTATTGGGAGTTGGAGGCTTTATTTCGTGGTGGGGCAGCCACTGTTTTTTCGACTGGGGCTTCCACTTCTACAGCGGCTGCGGCTGTTCGGGGGATGTCTTGTTGGGCCCGTTTTTGTGCCGACGTGAACTCTTACATTCCGATTGAATTGGAGAATGACAACTTTGTGTGGCGCATAAATCCGGAAAAGGAGTTTTTGGTAGCTAGCATTTCAAATATTGTTAATGTTTCAAAATCCTTTGCTAGGCCAAACCACTTGATTAAATTGTTGAAAGCGATGTGGGAGCTTAAAATTCCTCCTAAGATGAAAGTTTTTGCTTGGAGATTCTTCATTGAAAAAATTCCTTCCAAAGATGAGTTGTTGAAAAGAGGAGTTACTAGCATCATAAATAAGGATTGTGTGTTTTGTGGTAACCATCCGGAAGTTATTTCTCATCTCTTTTTTAATTGTCATGTGGTGAAAGAGATTTGGAAAAAGTGA
- the LOC131634227 gene encoding uncharacterized protein LOC131634227 produces MIIYSLNIRGGGKLVKRERVGFNIQRGGVDIAFIQETGLRGVQFQTVKELWGEALVEWSHSDAEGASGGGGILIMWRKDFFKVIYSFKGEGFLGLCVEKENKRIYFVNFYASCDHNSRLRSWKRLLDIKRRSSDGSWCIGGEFNMITSLDERVGISKKNYRKEIEDFKVFIEEMELVDPPTIGGKFTWRNSGGSAMSRLDRFLLSDNFIIDWKVEGQTIGERDVSDPAPIWIKDNKRNWGPKPFRFNNLWFDHKKFFLFVEGEWKKIMMKGRGDI; encoded by the coding sequence ATGATTATTTATTCCTTAAATATAAGAGGAGGTGGAAAATTAGTGAAGAGGGAGAGAGTGGGATTTAACATTCAAAGAGGAGGGGTGGACATTGCTTTCATTCAGGAAACAGGACTTAGGGGAGTGCAGTTTCAAACTGTTAAAGAGTTATGGGGAGAGGCTTTGGTGGAGTGGTCTCATTCGGATGCGGAAGGAGCTTCGGGGGGGGGGGGCATTTTAATTATGTGGAGGAAGGATTTCTTTAAGGTTATTTATAGCTTTAAAGGAGAAGGTTTTTTAGGTTTATGTGTGGAAAAGGAGAATAAAAGGATCTATTTTGTCAACTTTTATGCTTCTTGTGATCACAATTCTAGATTGAGATCTTGGAAGAGGTTATTGGACATTAAGAGGAGAAGTAGTGACGGATCTTGGTGCATTGGAGGAGAATTTAATATGATTACTTCTTTggatgaaagagttggtatttCAAAGAAGAACTATAGGAAGGAGATTGAAGATTTTAAGGTGTTCATAGAGGAAATGGAGTTGGTGGATCCTCCCACGATAGGAGGAAAGTTTACTTGGAGAAATAGTGGCGGAAGTGCTATGAGTAGATTGGATAGATTTCTTCTATCGGATAATTTTATTATAGATTGGAAGGTAGAAGGACAAACAATAGGAGAAAGGGATGTGTCAGATCCTGCTCCAATTTGGATCAAGGATAATAAGAGAAATTGGGGACCTAAACCTTTTAGGTTTAACAATTTGTGGTTTGATCATAAGAAGTTTTTTCTTTTTGTGGAAGGGGAATGGAAGAAGATAATGATGAAGGGTAGAGGCgatatttga